From Alienimonas californiensis, a single genomic window includes:
- a CDS encoding efflux RND transporter permease subunit yields MFAKFFIERPVLSNVTAVVMTLVGAVALWVLPIEQYPQITPPTIRVQATYPGANADTLASTVASPIEQQVNGVQDMLYMSSTSSGDGSYTLTVTFEIGTDLDQAQVLVQNRVAIAEPGLPEEVRRQGVTVKKQSSSILLVLSLISDDAAYDSLFLANYANLRLRDELSRVEGVGEVTVFGTANYSMRVWLDPQRLKARDMTAQDVVAALREQNVQVAAGQIGQPPAPSGESFQYTVTAMGRLSEAEQFENVILKTADEGRLVYLRDVARVELGSQSYDQFTEKQGRQNANVGIYQLPGANALQVAEDVKAVMNQLSEKFPEGISYDVPLDTTLFVDASIHEVYMTLFEAGVLVLIVIMAFLQDWRAVLIPATTVPVTIVGAFAAMYALGFTINTLTLFGLILAIGIVIDDAIVVVENVVHHIERGESPKEATIRAMSEVTGPIIGITLVLLAVFIPASLLGGITGQLYQQFALTIAATALLSAINAVTLKPTQSALWLRPLDPNRRKFFLWRWFDAVYGWFERVYVAITKRLVRHLWLTSAAFALLVAGTAWLYLQQPTGFFPTEDQGYALASVQLPDAASQERTAAVLAKVDEILADTPGVADWITIGGLSLVEGSSAPNSGTIFFTFEPWEERYENGLTQDVILGSVAGQFAQIREATIFAFPPPAIQGIGFRGGFELQLEDRADVGLPELEQVAQEVVAAANSQARLTAVNTAFRPGVPQLAVDVDRVKAKTLGVPLEDVFGTLQAYLGSAYVNDFEKFGRIYQVRVQAEAADRSDPQDIERLEVRNLDGEMVPLGTLATVRRSFGPQVIKRYNLYPTASVSGSAAPGASTGDALDLMEQIAERTLPASMGYDWTGMSFQEKRVGNEAFFVFGFAVLLVYLVLAAQYESWILPISVVLVVPLGLLGAVAAVAVRGQDMNIFTQVGILLIIALASKNAILVVEFARDLRAEGESILDAAVKAARMRFRPIVMTSFAFILGVVPLVIGEGAGAAGRQALGTAVFGGMLAATVLAVFFVPVFYVLFQSLDEWARGKRPDPEKSAADLDDATVAEPAASPAAPAAGVPGTANVPAATGPPT; encoded by the coding sequence ATGTTCGCTAAGTTTTTCATTGAACGGCCGGTCCTTTCCAACGTGACCGCGGTCGTCATGACGTTAGTCGGGGCGGTGGCGCTGTGGGTCCTGCCGATCGAGCAGTATCCACAGATCACCCCGCCCACGATCCGGGTGCAGGCGACCTACCCCGGCGCCAACGCGGACACGCTGGCCAGCACGGTGGCCTCGCCGATCGAACAGCAGGTCAACGGGGTGCAGGACATGTTGTATATGTCCTCCACCAGCTCCGGCGACGGCTCCTATACGCTGACGGTGACGTTCGAGATCGGCACCGACCTTGACCAGGCGCAGGTGTTGGTTCAAAACCGCGTCGCCATCGCCGAGCCGGGCTTGCCGGAGGAGGTTCGCCGGCAGGGCGTGACGGTCAAAAAACAGTCCAGCAGCATCCTGCTGGTGCTCTCGCTGATCAGCGACGACGCGGCGTACGACTCGCTGTTCCTCGCCAACTACGCGAACCTCCGCCTGCGGGACGAACTGAGCCGGGTAGAGGGCGTGGGCGAGGTGACGGTGTTCGGCACTGCAAACTACAGCATGCGGGTCTGGCTGGACCCGCAGAGGTTGAAGGCGCGGGACATGACCGCCCAGGACGTGGTCGCCGCGTTGCGGGAGCAGAACGTCCAGGTCGCCGCCGGCCAGATCGGCCAACCGCCGGCCCCCTCCGGAGAGTCGTTCCAATACACCGTGACGGCGATGGGCCGGCTGAGCGAGGCGGAGCAGTTCGAGAACGTCATTCTCAAAACCGCCGACGAGGGCCGCCTCGTCTATCTCAGGGACGTCGCCCGCGTCGAACTGGGCAGCCAGTCCTACGATCAATTCACCGAAAAGCAGGGGCGGCAGAACGCGAACGTGGGCATCTACCAGTTGCCCGGCGCGAACGCCCTGCAGGTCGCCGAGGACGTTAAGGCGGTGATGAACCAGCTGTCCGAGAAATTCCCGGAGGGCATCTCGTACGACGTCCCGCTGGACACCACGCTGTTCGTCGACGCTTCGATCCACGAGGTTTACATGACGTTGTTCGAGGCCGGCGTCCTCGTGCTGATTGTCATCATGGCGTTCCTGCAGGACTGGCGGGCAGTGCTGATCCCGGCGACGACGGTCCCGGTCACGATCGTCGGCGCCTTCGCGGCGATGTACGCGCTGGGCTTCACCATTAACACGCTGACGCTGTTCGGATTGATCCTCGCCATCGGCATCGTAATCGACGACGCGATCGTGGTCGTGGAGAACGTCGTGCACCATATCGAGCGCGGCGAGTCGCCCAAGGAGGCGACGATCCGGGCGATGAGCGAGGTGACGGGGCCGATCATCGGCATCACGCTGGTGCTGCTGGCGGTGTTCATTCCCGCGTCGCTGCTGGGCGGGATCACCGGGCAGCTTTATCAACAGTTCGCGCTGACGATCGCTGCGACGGCGCTGCTCAGCGCCATCAACGCCGTCACGCTCAAACCGACGCAGAGCGCCCTGTGGCTCCGCCCGCTCGACCCGAATCGGAGAAAGTTCTTCCTCTGGCGCTGGTTCGACGCGGTCTACGGCTGGTTCGAGCGGGTCTACGTCGCCATCACCAAACGGCTGGTGCGGCATCTCTGGCTGACCTCGGCGGCGTTTGCCCTGTTGGTGGCGGGCACGGCGTGGCTGTATTTACAGCAGCCGACCGGCTTCTTCCCGACCGAAGACCAGGGCTACGCCCTGGCCAGCGTGCAGCTTCCCGACGCCGCCTCCCAGGAGCGGACCGCGGCGGTGCTGGCGAAGGTCGACGAGATCCTCGCCGACACCCCCGGCGTGGCGGACTGGATCACGATCGGCGGCCTGTCGCTGGTCGAGGGCAGCAGCGCCCCGAACTCCGGCACGATCTTTTTCACCTTCGAACCGTGGGAGGAGCGCTACGAAAACGGACTGACGCAGGACGTCATCCTCGGCAGCGTGGCGGGGCAGTTCGCCCAAATTCGCGAGGCGACGATCTTTGCCTTCCCGCCGCCGGCGATTCAGGGAATCGGGTTCCGGGGCGGCTTCGAGTTGCAACTGGAGGACCGGGCGGACGTGGGCCTGCCCGAGCTGGAGCAGGTGGCCCAGGAAGTCGTCGCCGCCGCCAACTCGCAGGCCCGGCTGACCGCGGTGAACACCGCCTTCCGCCCCGGCGTGCCGCAGCTCGCCGTGGACGTGGACCGCGTGAAAGCCAAAACGCTGGGCGTGCCGCTGGAGGACGTATTCGGCACGTTGCAGGCGTATCTGGGCTCGGCCTACGTGAACGACTTCGAAAAGTTCGGCCGCATTTATCAGGTCCGCGTGCAGGCCGAGGCCGCCGATCGCTCCGATCCGCAGGACATCGAGCGGCTGGAGGTGCGCAACCTCGACGGCGAGATGGTCCCGCTGGGCACCTTGGCGACCGTCCGCCGCAGCTTCGGCCCGCAGGTCATTAAACGTTATAACCTGTACCCGACGGCCTCCGTCAGCGGCTCCGCGGCGCCGGGGGCCAGCACGGGCGACGCCCTGGATCTGATGGAGCAAATCGCCGAACGCACCCTGCCGGCGAGCATGGGCTACGATTGGACGGGGATGAGCTTCCAGGAAAAGCGCGTCGGCAACGAGGCCTTCTTCGTGTTCGGCTTCGCCGTGCTGCTGGTTTATTTAGTGCTCGCGGCCCAGTACGAAAGCTGGATCCTGCCGATCTCGGTCGTTTTGGTGGTCCCGCTGGGTCTGTTGGGCGCCGTCGCCGCCGTGGCGGTGCGGGGGCAGGACATGAACATCTTCACGCAGGTGGGCATCCTATTAATTATCGCCCTGGCGTCGAAGAACGCGATCCTCGTGGTGGAGTTCGCCCGGGACCTGCGGGCGGAGGGGGAATCGATCCTCGACGCCGCGGTGAAGGCCGCCCGGATGCGGTTCCGGCCGATCGTGATGACCAGCTTCGCCTTTATTTTGGGCGTGGTTCCGCTGGTGATCGGCGAGGGCGCCGGCGCCGCGGGCCGGCAGGCGCTGGGTACGGCGGTGTTCGGCGGGATGCTCGCCGCGACGGTGCTGGCGGTGTTTTTCGTGCCGGTGTTTTACGTGCTGTTCCAGAGCCTGGACGAGTGGGCGCGCGGGAAGCGGCCGGACCCGGAGAAGTCCGCCGCGGACCTCGACGACGCCACGGTCGCCGAGCCCGCCGCTTCGCCGGCCGCCCCCGCCGCCGGCGTTCCGGGCACAGCGAACGTGCCCGCCGCGACCGGGCCGCCGACCTGA
- a CDS encoding PSD1 and planctomycete cytochrome C domain-containing protein, translating into MSFAVASTRVAAAALLGALLPHARADEPGPAPASEVSANAAAELEFFERQVRPLLAEHCYECHSAKSEPLQAGLAVDSRAALLRGGDTGASFVPGAPDESLLIEAVRYESYEMPPSGKLSDEDIATLERWVALGAPWPEEAAPAAEVDRPQFDLEARRREHWVWQPIEPPPVPTVADGAWPRSTIDRFILAGLEAHRLPPAADADRAALLRRLSFDLTGLPPTPERLEAFLADDSQDATAALVNELLASPAFGERWGRHWLDLVRYAESRGHEFDNDAPNAFQYRDYIIRALNADVPHDQLVREHLAGDLITEPRLHPEEGYNESTLGAGFWFLGEWVHSPVDVRKDEADRFDNMIDVMSKAFLGVTVSCARCHDHKFDAISTADYYALTGFLQSSDYRQVRFESLERNRGVAERLAAVDAEYRTRIAEFLRERGVDPPPAPTPFEGALADRIVVDYGSLPEVEYRQDGFLFGARPTRRGEPYWTQPDDAPELQFAAADAAISDPLWHGLESVAEPATSNKSKLAPLRGSGRTLRTPTFRLDHGTLHCRVRGAGHVVACVDSHRLVAGPLHGETIQTINAGGDWTTLKLDRYVGHRLHLEFIPAEGAQLEVRFVAQGLDGSERKRLDEFAAADAAALTAYAAAARGLLQDEAPELPAAWAAERAALGEQIQRRSQLAMAMGDGSGEDGRIFIRGNAAMPGAAAPRRFLTAVAGPEPMDIPAGSGRLQLAAAINAPDNPLTARVAVNRIWHHLMGRGLVPTTDDFGVLGQRPTHPELLDHLASEFLKNGRSLKETIRTIVLSRTYQLSSRPPSGAADADPNNRLWSYRPPKRLEGEAIRDALLALSGRLDPTMYGRSVPVHLTQFMDGRGRPSRSGPLDGAGRRSIYLAVRRNFLSPFMLTFDTPAPFSTMGRRNVSNVPAQALILLNDPFVAEQAQGWAERALAAAPSPRERVEWLYRTAFARPPAEREFAVAAAFLQEQAQTRGVPPEDDALWADLAHALINTKEFIFLR; encoded by the coding sequence ATGTCGTTCGCCGTCGCTTCAACCCGCGTCGCGGCGGCGGCGTTACTGGGCGCCCTGCTCCCTCACGCCCGGGCTGACGAACCTGGCCCGGCGCCGGCGAGCGAGGTCTCGGCGAACGCGGCGGCGGAGCTGGAATTCTTTGAACGACAGGTCCGGCCGCTCTTGGCGGAGCATTGCTACGAGTGCCACAGCGCGAAATCGGAGCCGTTGCAGGCGGGGCTGGCCGTCGACAGCCGGGCGGCGCTGCTGCGGGGGGGCGACACGGGGGCGTCCTTCGTGCCGGGGGCGCCCGACGAAAGCCTGCTGATCGAGGCGGTGCGGTACGAGTCCTACGAGATGCCGCCGAGCGGCAAACTGTCGGACGAGGACATCGCGACGCTGGAACGCTGGGTCGCCCTGGGAGCCCCGTGGCCGGAGGAAGCCGCCCCCGCGGCGGAGGTCGACCGCCCGCAGTTCGATCTGGAGGCCCGCCGGCGGGAGCACTGGGTCTGGCAGCCGATCGAACCGCCGCCGGTCCCCACCGTGGCGGACGGGGCGTGGCCGCGGTCGACCATCGACCGGTTCATCCTCGCCGGGCTGGAGGCGCACAGGCTGCCCCCCGCCGCGGACGCCGACCGGGCGGCCCTGCTGCGAAGGCTGTCGTTCGACCTGACGGGCCTGCCGCCGACGCCGGAGCGGCTGGAGGCGTTCCTCGCCGACGACTCCCAGGACGCGACGGCGGCGCTGGTGAACGAACTGCTCGCCTCGCCGGCCTTCGGCGAACGCTGGGGCCGGCACTGGCTGGACCTCGTCCGCTACGCGGAGTCCCGCGGGCATGAGTTCGACAACGACGCCCCCAACGCCTTCCAATACCGCGATTACATTATCCGGGCGCTGAACGCGGACGTCCCCCACGATCAACTCGTCCGGGAGCACCTCGCCGGCGACTTAATAACGGAGCCGCGGCTCCACCCGGAGGAGGGCTATAACGAGTCGACCCTCGGAGCCGGCTTCTGGTTCTTAGGCGAATGGGTGCATTCCCCGGTGGACGTCCGCAAGGACGAGGCAGATCGCTTCGATAATATGATCGACGTCATGTCGAAAGCTTTTCTGGGCGTGACGGTCTCCTGCGCCCGCTGTCACGATCACAAGTTCGACGCGATCTCGACCGCGGATTATTACGCGCTGACCGGGTTCTTGCAGAGCAGCGATTACCGGCAGGTGCGGTTTGAATCGCTGGAGCGGAACCGCGGCGTCGCCGAGCGACTGGCCGCCGTCGACGCTGAGTATCGAACCCGCATCGCCGAGTTCCTGCGGGAGCGCGGCGTCGATCCGCCGCCGGCGCCGACGCCTTTTGAGGGGGCGCTGGCCGACCGCATCGTCGTCGATTACGGCTCGCTGCCGGAGGTCGAGTATCGGCAGGACGGATTCCTTTTCGGGGCCCGGCCGACGCGACGCGGGGAGCCGTACTGGACGCAGCCGGACGACGCGCCCGAACTGCAATTCGCAGCCGCGGACGCCGCGATCAGCGATCCGCTGTGGCACGGGCTGGAGTCCGTCGCCGAGCCCGCGACGAGCAATAAAAGCAAGCTCGCCCCGTTGCGCGGCAGCGGCCGGACGCTGCGGACGCCGACCTTTCGCCTCGACCACGGCACGCTGCACTGCCGCGTCCGCGGGGCCGGGCATGTGGTCGCCTGCGTCGACTCCCACCGCCTCGTCGCCGGGCCGCTGCACGGCGAGACGATTCAAACGATCAACGCGGGCGGCGACTGGACGACGCTCAAACTCGACCGCTACGTCGGCCACCGGCTGCACCTCGAATTCATCCCGGCCGAGGGCGCCCAATTGGAAGTCCGTTTCGTCGCCCAGGGTCTCGACGGCTCAGAGCGGAAGCGGCTCGACGAGTTCGCCGCCGCGGACGCCGCGGCGCTGACGGCCTACGCGGCGGCGGCCCGCGGGCTGCTTCAGGACGAAGCGCCCGAACTGCCGGCGGCCTGGGCGGCGGAGCGGGCGGCCTTGGGCGAACAGATCCAACGCCGGTCGCAGTTGGCGATGGCGATGGGGGACGGTTCCGGGGAGGACGGCCGCATCTTCATCCGGGGGAACGCCGCGATGCCCGGCGCCGCGGCGCCGCGGCGCTTTCTCACGGCCGTCGCGGGCCCGGAGCCGATGGACATCCCCGCGGGCAGCGGCCGGTTGCAGCTCGCCGCGGCGATCAACGCCCCGGACAACCCGCTCACCGCCCGCGTCGCCGTGAACCGGATTTGGCACCATCTCATGGGCCGCGGCCTCGTGCCGACCACGGACGACTTCGGCGTACTCGGACAGCGGCCGACGCACCCGGAACTGCTCGACCATCTCGCCTCGGAGTTTTTGAAGAACGGTCGCAGCCTTAAAGAGACGATCCGCACGATCGTGCTGTCGCGGACGTATCAACTCAGCAGCCGTCCCCCATCTGGGGCGGCGGACGCCGACCCGAATAACCGGCTGTGGAGCTACCGGCCGCCGAAGCGGTTGGAGGGCGAGGCGATCCGGGACGCGCTGCTGGCGCTCTCCGGGCGACTGGACCCGACGATGTACGGCCGGTCGGTGCCGGTTCACCTCACGCAGTTTATGGACGGCCGCGGCCGTCCGTCCCGCAGCGGACCGCTCGACGGGGCGGGGCGACGGTCGATTTATCTCGCCGTGCGGCGGAACTTTCTGTCGCCGTTCATGCTGACGTTCGACACCCCCGCCCCCTTCAGCACGATGGGCCGCCGCAACGTCTCCAACGTGCCGGCCCAGGCGTTGATCCTGCTCAACGACCCGTTCGTCGCTGAGCAGGCTCAGGGCTGGGCGGAGCGGGCGCTCGCGGCGGCCCCCTCCCCCCGCGAGCGGGTCGAATGGCTGTACCGCACCGCGTTCGCCCGTCCCCCCGCCGAGCGGGAGTTCGCCGTCGCCGCGGCCTTCCTCCAGGAGCAGGCGCAGACCCGCGGCGTACCGCCGGAGGACGACGCGTTATGGGCCGATCTGGCGCATGCGTTGATCAATACAAAGGAGTTCATTTTCCTCCGATGA
- a CDS encoding efflux RND transporter periplasmic adaptor subunit, whose amino-acid sequence MSRLQFARSGSPAARSPVRSTALPAFVLPLVCLTAIGCGRENTFAPPPLPTVTVATPLERNVTPYFNTTGNTRAAEAVDLRARVGGYLEEIHFRDGALVEKGALLFTLDRRPFNAALDQANAKLSSAEAAVTEAQAAVAQANARKTVTTAALVLADRQFKRTRQLREREANTEADLDTAEAARQGAAAEVLAAEAEVAAAQAAVSTAEANVKAAQSDVATAELNLEYTEVKAPIDGRIGRRQVDVGNLVQPEQTLLARIEAVDPIHVYFTLSESDLLQFLEMNRQGTITISDADPLTIQAALGESGDFAFEGKLDFREFGVDPSTGTTVRRAQFDNDDQRLIPGLFVRIRAAVGDPRPRLLVEERAISADQRGDYLLVVDDEDTVQYRSVTLGPTDGGLRIVESGLEPDDRVVVNGLQRARPGAKVEPEADVMTANPAAAKGAFKIAGAPAEDAPPADGPPADDEPAGAQPETDQAEPEPAPAERPEADAPDEPLAAEDSDAAPTAAATAEG is encoded by the coding sequence ATGTCCCGTTTGCAGTTCGCCCGTTCGGGTTCGCCCGCCGCCCGTTCCCCGGTTCGATCGACGGCGCTGCCGGCCTTCGTGCTACCGCTCGTGTGTCTGACGGCGATCGGCTGCGGGCGGGAGAACACGTTCGCCCCGCCCCCGCTGCCGACCGTCACAGTGGCGACGCCGCTGGAACGGAACGTCACCCCCTACTTCAACACGACCGGCAACACGCGGGCCGCCGAAGCGGTCGACCTCCGCGCCCGCGTGGGCGGCTACCTGGAGGAGATTCATTTCCGGGACGGGGCGCTCGTCGAGAAGGGCGCCCTGCTGTTCACCCTGGATCGGCGCCCCTTCAACGCCGCCCTCGACCAGGCGAACGCCAAGTTGAGTTCGGCCGAAGCCGCCGTCACCGAAGCCCAGGCCGCCGTCGCGCAGGCGAACGCCCGGAAGACCGTGACGACCGCGGCGCTGGTGCTGGCGGACCGGCAGTTCAAACGGACCCGTCAATTGCGGGAGCGCGAAGCGAACACGGAGGCCGACCTCGACACTGCCGAGGCGGCGCGGCAGGGGGCCGCCGCCGAGGTCCTCGCCGCCGAGGCGGAGGTCGCCGCCGCCCAGGCCGCCGTCTCCACCGCCGAGGCGAACGTCAAGGCCGCCCAGTCGGACGTGGCGACTGCCGAGTTGAACCTCGAATACACGGAAGTTAAGGCCCCGATCGACGGTCGGATCGGGCGGCGGCAGGTGGACGTCGGCAACCTCGTCCAGCCGGAGCAAACCCTCCTGGCCCGAATCGAAGCGGTGGATCCGATCCACGTGTACTTCACCCTCAGCGAATCCGACCTGCTGCAGTTTTTGGAGATGAACCGGCAGGGCACGATTACCATCAGCGACGCCGACCCGCTCACGATTCAGGCGGCGCTGGGCGAAAGCGGGGACTTCGCCTTCGAGGGGAAACTCGATTTCCGCGAGTTCGGCGTCGACCCCTCCACCGGCACGACGGTCCGCCGGGCACAGTTCGACAACGACGACCAACGCCTGATCCCGGGCCTGTTCGTGCGGATTCGTGCCGCCGTGGGCGACCCGCGACCCCGGTTGCTGGTCGAGGAACGGGCGATCTCCGCCGACCAACGTGGCGACTACCTGCTCGTCGTGGACGACGAGGACACGGTGCAATACCGGTCGGTGACGCTCGGCCCGACGGACGGCGGCCTGCGGATCGTCGAAAGCGGCCTGGAGCCGGACGATCGGGTGGTGGTGAACGGCCTGCAACGGGCCCGGCCGGGGGCCAAGGTCGAACCCGAAGCGGACGTCATGACGGCTAATCCCGCCGCCGCCAAGGGCGCCTTCAAAATCGCCGGCGCCCCGGCTGAAGACGCCCCTCCCGCAGACGGCCCTCCCGCAGACGATGAGCCCGCCGGCGCTCAGCCGGAGACGGATCAAGCCGAACCGGAACCGGCGCCCGCGGAACGGCCCGAGGCCGACGCCCCCGACGAACCGCTCGCCGCGGAGGACTCGGACGCCGCCCCGACCGCCGCCGCGACCGCGGAGGGCTGA
- a CDS encoding ArsR/SmtB family transcription factor, translating to MPAADAPLPQTSPPPGDRLQSEMCSEKLKALGEPTRLRIVDLLRDGPANVSEIAESLQLPVVTTSHHLQVLAHAALVDRKKAGRKVVYSLPLDLLPASDAGHLNLGCCRLELPTPAADAV from the coding sequence ATGCCCGCCGCGGACGCTCCCCTGCCCCAAACGTCCCCGCCGCCGGGGGATCGGCTGCAAAGCGAGATGTGCTCCGAAAAGCTGAAGGCTCTCGGGGAGCCGACGCGGCTGCGGATCGTGGACCTGCTCCGCGACGGCCCGGCGAACGTCAGCGAGATCGCCGAGTCCCTCCAACTGCCGGTCGTGACGACCTCCCATCACCTCCAGGTGCTCGCTCACGCGGCGTTGGTCGATCGGAAGAAGGCCGGGCGGAAGGTGGTCTATTCGCTCCCCCTCGACCTGCTGCCTGCGAGCGACGCCGGCCATCTGAACCTCGGCTGCTGCCGGCTGGAACTGCCGACGCCCGCCGCCGACGCCGTCTGA
- a CDS encoding alkaline phosphatase D family protein — translation MSSATRRSLLKTLGAGGAALTWPALGRTQDAAPGDAPATPRPADTVSFADAHDRVFLHGDCWANPMEDWVVKDGMAECTTRAVNRNIHRITHQLTDPSGGLEMSVVLSRAELRQADLGAGFRVGIRSELDEYRSNCFARSGVDAGVRAGTLFIGQTSQPFDGLDDPQNLKLTLAGRGRGDSFELKLTASDAGGKELGAVEATVPAAQMLGNVALVSSFGRDTKPAGANGGGRGSRYRFNDWTVAGDAFTVTPERRFGPLLWSMYSLSDSRGDDGFVLKMSALTGPLGARDNHEVEFFAQQNGEWKPLGTATLDTDAWVATVRVPKWDASADTPYKVVYQEQGRSGETTEHEWTGTVQANPSGRPLRMGALTCQNDYGFPYAPVAENLRRLKPDLLYFSGDQIYESHGGYGLIRRPAEPAILNYLRKYYMHGWSFREAMRDAPTLCLPDDHDVFQGNVWGEAGAPMDVSDGGASSKGGYIEPARMVNAVHQSTVAHHPDAFDPAPVQQDISVYYGDMVYGGVSFAVVADRQWKSGPERVDTGSGRADHVADPDFDTSVLDKPGLVLLGERQEAFLKEWAEDWRGCSMKVLLSQTVFAGVATHHGDYDGYLKADLDSGAWPQTPRDRAITIARAAKPLHINGDQHLTTLVQYGVDKQRDGFWSFCTPAISAGYPRWWRPDEVGMPHENRPAHGIPNTGEYTDGFGNLAFVYAVGNPEVASKKNRYERAHEKGSGFGLVTIDTEAKTYRIESFRFLVDATDGQPSNQFPGWPVTLHQAENAGENRL, via the coding sequence ATGTCGTCCGCCACCCGTCGTTCGCTGCTCAAAACCCTTGGCGCCGGCGGCGCCGCCCTCACCTGGCCCGCGCTGGGACGGACGCAGGACGCCGCCCCCGGCGACGCCCCCGCGACGCCCCGGCCCGCGGACACGGTCTCCTTCGCCGACGCCCACGACCGCGTCTTCCTGCACGGCGACTGCTGGGCGAACCCGATGGAGGACTGGGTCGTCAAGGACGGCATGGCCGAGTGCACGACCCGGGCGGTGAACCGCAATATTCATCGGATCACCCATCAGTTGACCGACCCGTCCGGCGGGTTGGAGATGTCCGTGGTCCTCTCCCGGGCGGAACTGCGGCAGGCGGACCTGGGAGCCGGCTTCCGCGTCGGCATTCGCAGCGAACTGGACGAATATCGCAGCAATTGCTTCGCCCGCAGCGGCGTCGACGCCGGGGTGCGGGCCGGGACGCTGTTCATCGGGCAGACGTCTCAGCCGTTCGACGGGCTGGACGATCCGCAGAACCTCAAGCTGACCCTCGCCGGCCGCGGCCGGGGCGACTCGTTCGAATTGAAGCTCACCGCTAGCGACGCCGGCGGGAAGGAGCTCGGGGCCGTCGAGGCGACGGTTCCGGCGGCGCAGATGCTCGGCAACGTGGCCCTGGTGAGCTCCTTCGGCCGGGACACGAAGCCTGCCGGGGCGAACGGGGGCGGCCGCGGGAGCCGCTACCGGTTCAACGACTGGACCGTCGCCGGCGACGCCTTCACCGTCACGCCGGAACGCCGGTTCGGCCCGCTGCTGTGGTCGATGTACTCGCTGTCCGATTCCCGCGGCGACGACGGTTTCGTCCTGAAGATGAGCGCCCTGACCGGCCCGCTCGGCGCGCGGGACAATCATGAGGTGGAATTCTTCGCCCAGCAGAACGGCGAGTGGAAACCGCTGGGAACCGCGACCCTCGATACGGACGCCTGGGTGGCCACCGTCCGCGTTCCCAAGTGGGACGCCTCGGCCGACACTCCTTATAAAGTGGTCTATCAGGAGCAGGGCCGCAGCGGCGAGACGACCGAGCACGAATGGACCGGCACGGTGCAGGCGAACCCCAGCGGACGGCCGCTGCGGATGGGGGCGCTGACCTGCCAGAACGATTACGGCTTCCCCTACGCGCCCGTCGCGGAGAACCTGCGGAGGCTCAAGCCGGACCTGCTGTATTTCTCCGGCGATCAAATCTACGAGAGCCACGGCGGTTACGGCCTGATCCGCCGCCCGGCCGAGCCGGCGATTCTGAATTACCTCCGCAAGTATTACATGCACGGCTGGTCGTTCCGCGAGGCCATGCGAGACGCCCCGACGCTGTGTCTGCCGGACGATCACGACGTGTTCCAGGGCAACGTCTGGGGCGAGGCCGGCGCCCCGATGGACGTGTCGGACGGCGGCGCCTCCAGCAAGGGCGGCTATATCGAGCCGGCCCGGATGGTCAACGCTGTGCATCAAAGCACCGTCGCCCACCACCCGGACGCCTTCGACCCGGCGCCGGTCCAGCAGGACATCAGCGTGTATTACGGCGACATGGTCTACGGCGGCGTGAGCTTCGCCGTCGTCGCCGACCGCCAGTGGAAAAGCGGCCCGGAGCGCGTCGACACCGGCTCCGGCCGGGCCGACCACGTCGCCGACCCGGACTTCGACACCAGCGTTCTCGACAAGCCGGGCTTGGTGTTGCTCGGCGAGCGGCAGGAAGCGTTCCTGAAAGAATGGGCCGAGGACTGGCGGGGGTGCTCGATGAAGGTGCTGCTCAGCCAGACGGTGTTCGCGGGCGTCGCCACGCACCACGGCGACTACGACGGCTACCTCAAAGCGGACCTCGACAGCGGCGCCTGGCCGCAGACGCCCCGCGACCGGGCCATCACAATCGCCCGGGCGGCCAAACCGCTGCATATCAACGGCGATCAACACCTGACGACGCTCGTTCAATACGGCGTCGACAAACAGCGGGACGGGTTCTGGTCTTTCTGCACGCCGGCGATCTCCGCCGGCTACCCCCGCTGGTGGCGGCCGGACGAGGTGGGTATGCCGCACGAAAACCGGCCCGCCCACGGCATCCCCAACACCGGCGAATATACGGACGGCTTCGGCAACTTGGCCTTCGTCTACGCCGTCGGCAATCCGGAGGTCGCCTCCAAAAAGAACCGCTACGAACGCGCCCACGAAAAGGGCAGCGGGTTCGGCCTCGTCACGATCGACACCGAGGCGAAGACCTACCGCATCGAATCGTTCCGGTTCCTCGTCGACGCGACCGACGGCCAACCCTCCAACCAGTTCCCCGGTTGGCCCGTCACGCTCCACCAGGCGGAGAACGCCGGCGAAAACCGACTGTAA